The Deinococcus koreensis genome window below encodes:
- a CDS encoding response regulator: protein MSESLSILVVDDSSADLMLAREVFSEYHAWVSIETCEGGAQALAHLRDPGRALPDMVILDLNMPGVSGFDVLREMKEDPLLRPIPVVVLSTSASPADIQRAYALYANAYMVKTENFTAFLAQVEDLLHFWRHSKMNRRAASSGESTA, encoded by the coding sequence ATGTCCGAGTCGCTTTCCATCCTCGTGGTTGATGACAGCTCGGCCGATCTGATGCTGGCCCGTGAAGTGTTCTCCGAGTACCACGCCTGGGTCAGTATCGAGACCTGTGAAGGCGGGGCCCAGGCCCTGGCTCACCTGCGCGATCCCGGGCGGGCGCTGCCGGACATGGTCATCCTCGATCTGAACATGCCCGGGGTCTCGGGTTTCGACGTGCTGCGCGAAATGAAGGAAGACCCCCTGCTGCGGCCCATCCCCGTGGTCGTGCTCTCGACCTCCGCGAGCCCGGCCGACATCCAGCGGGCCTATGCCCTGTACGCCAACGCCTACATGGTGAAGACCGAGAACTTCACGGCCTTTCTGGCGCAGGTCGAGGATCTCCTGCACTTCTGGCGCCACAGCAAGATGAACCGCCGCGCCGCCAGTTCCGGCGAGTCCACGGCCTGA
- the trmFO gene encoding methylenetetrahydrofolate--tRNA-(uracil(54)-C(5))-methyltransferase (FADH(2)-oxidizing) TrmFO: protein MSSERAIPALPAIPAITVIGAGLAGSEAALAAARQGVRVRLYEMRPVKMTPAHRSGNFAELVCSNSLGGEGELQSKGLLQAELRSVGGAIVGAADASKLPAGNALAVERDEFSARVTRAVREHPLIEVMGEEVTAVPGGVAVIASGPLTSDALAADLARLTGSERLSFYDAAAPVIAAESIDLEIAWRAGRYDQSADYINCPFTKDEYLAFFGALEQARAHTPHDWEKLEFFEGCMPIEEIARRGVDTPRFGPMSPKGLDDPRTGRWPYAVAQLRREDREGRLWSLVGFQTGLKWGDQKAVVQLIPGLGDAEIVRYGVMHRNTYLNAPEVLDSTLQLRADRQKFVAGVLAGTEGYLESAATGWLAGTNAARLARGLSPLTPPAESMLGGLVRYLASANPKGFQPMNVNWALVPELPAPEPGPSGKVRKLGKREKRPILFRRGLEAFGAWAQDELGLEVTARVIPEPVSPDPVSPEPASPEPVGSVSLSPAAVTSG from the coding sequence ATGAGCAGCGAACGGGCGATCCCAGCACTCCCAGCGATCCCAGCGATCACCGTCATCGGCGCGGGCCTCGCCGGTTCGGAGGCCGCCCTGGCAGCGGCGCGTCAGGGCGTGCGCGTGCGCCTGTACGAGATGCGGCCGGTGAAGATGACCCCGGCGCACCGTTCGGGCAACTTCGCCGAACTGGTGTGCTCGAACTCGCTGGGCGGCGAGGGCGAGCTGCAGAGCAAGGGGCTGCTGCAGGCCGAACTGCGGAGCGTGGGCGGGGCCATCGTGGGCGCGGCGGACGCCTCCAAGCTGCCCGCCGGCAACGCCCTGGCCGTCGAGCGCGACGAGTTCAGCGCCCGCGTGACCCGGGCCGTGAGGGAGCACCCGCTCATCGAGGTCATGGGCGAGGAGGTCACCGCTGTGCCGGGGGGCGTCGCCGTGATCGCCTCCGGGCCGCTGACCTCGGACGCGCTGGCCGCCGATCTGGCGCGGCTGACCGGCTCCGAGCGCCTGAGCTTCTACGACGCCGCCGCGCCCGTGATCGCCGCCGAGAGCATCGACCTGGAGATCGCGTGGCGGGCCGGGCGCTACGACCAGAGCGCGGACTACATCAACTGCCCGTTCACCAAGGACGAGTACCTGGCCTTCTTCGGCGCGCTGGAACAGGCTAGAGCGCACACCCCGCACGACTGGGAGAAGCTGGAATTCTTCGAGGGCTGTATGCCCATTGAGGAGATCGCCCGCCGGGGCGTGGACACCCCGCGCTTCGGCCCGATGTCGCCCAAGGGCCTGGACGACCCGCGCACCGGCCGCTGGCCCTACGCCGTGGCCCAGCTCCGCCGCGAAGACCGCGAGGGCCGCTTGTGGTCGCTGGTGGGCTTCCAGACCGGCCTCAAGTGGGGCGACCAGAAGGCGGTGGTGCAGCTGATCCCCGGCCTAGGTGACGCCGAGATCGTGCGCTACGGCGTGATGCACCGCAACACCTACCTGAACGCGCCCGAGGTGCTGGACTCGACCCTGCAGCTGCGCGCCGACCGGCAGAAATTCGTGGCCGGCGTGCTGGCGGGCACCGAGGGCTATCTGGAGAGCGCGGCGACTGGCTGGCTGGCCGGGACGAACGCCGCCCGGCTGGCGCGCGGCCTGAGCCCGCTGACCCCGCCCGCCGAGAGCATGTTGGGCGGCCTGGTGCGCTACCTCGCCAGCGCCAACCCGAAGGGTTTCCAGCCCATGAACGTGAACTGGGCGCTGGTGCCCGAACTCCCGGCACCGGAGCCGGGGCCCAGTGGCAAGGTACGCAAGCTCGGCAAGCGCGAGAAGCGCCCCATCCTGTTCCGCCGGGGCCTGGAGGCGTTCGGCGCCTGGGCCCAGGACGAACTGGGTCTGGAGGTGACGGCGCGCGTGATCCCGGAGCCCGTCAGCCCCGATCCCGTCAGCCCGGAGCCCGCGAGCCCCGAGCCCGTCGGTTCCGTGTCGCTGTCCCCTGCGGCGGTCACGTCCGGCTGA
- a CDS encoding glycogen synthase, with protein sequence MHVVHVGSEVFPFSRSGGLGDVLGALPAEQAALSEQQGQGGEPLQVTVVSPWYGSLAGRPAEIWRGPLPELPPEGLGPAEVQVGEIVQGGVRYLFVGLSEFGRPGLYHPDDVWRFSLFGRAVLPALRRVGAVPDVLHGHDWQAGLVVAHAHLAGLRTVFSIHNLQYQGKWNIAEGARWTGLPEWAFGPETLEFHGDLNLMKAGLVFADQVTTVSPTYAREITTPQYGEGLEGLLIRLTLDGRLGGIINGLDQERWNPRIDPDIETYSNPDGKARATAALRAEFGLDGAPLLAAVSRLADQKGMDLLIEALPELVQDWNVVVLGGGDPLLEAALTGWAQHPRVTFVSGMNEPLAHRIYAGADAFAMPSRFEPCGLSQMIAMRYGTLPVVRETGGLVDTVPHDVGFRFPEASPQGLSAACREARAEYERRADWRRRVEEAMSLDFSWAGPAGQYLNLYRRLR encoded by the coding sequence ATGCATGTCGTACACGTGGGCTCGGAAGTCTTTCCGTTCTCCCGCTCGGGTGGGCTGGGGGACGTGCTGGGGGCGCTGCCGGCCGAGCAGGCCGCCCTGAGCGAGCAGCAGGGGCAGGGTGGAGAGCCGCTGCAGGTCACCGTGGTCTCGCCCTGGTACGGCAGTCTGGCAGGACGCCCCGCCGAGATCTGGCGCGGCCCGCTGCCGGAGCTGCCGCCGGAGGGGCTGGGCCCGGCCGAGGTGCAGGTGGGCGAGATCGTGCAGGGCGGCGTGCGCTACCTCTTCGTGGGGCTCAGCGAGTTCGGGCGGCCCGGTCTGTATCACCCCGACGACGTCTGGCGCTTCAGCCTGTTCGGCCGGGCGGTGCTGCCCGCGCTGCGCCGGGTCGGGGCCGTGCCGGACGTGCTGCACGGCCACGACTGGCAGGCCGGGCTGGTGGTCGCGCACGCCCATCTGGCCGGTCTCCGGACGGTGTTCAGCATCCACAACCTGCAGTACCAGGGCAAGTGGAACATCGCCGAGGGCGCCCGCTGGACCGGCCTGCCCGAGTGGGCTTTCGGGCCCGAGACGCTGGAGTTCCACGGCGACCTCAACCTGATGAAGGCGGGGCTGGTCTTCGCGGATCAGGTGACCACCGTGAGCCCCACCTACGCCCGCGAGATCACCACGCCCCAGTACGGCGAGGGCCTGGAGGGCCTGCTGATCCGGCTGACCTTGGACGGCCGCCTGGGCGGGATCATCAACGGGCTGGATCAGGAGCGCTGGAATCCGCGCATCGACCCCGACATCGAGACCTACTCGAACCCGGACGGCAAGGCCAGGGCCACCGCCGCCCTGCGCGCCGAGTTCGGCCTGGACGGCGCACCGCTCCTGGCCGCCGTGAGCCGGCTGGCCGACCAGAAGGGCATGGATCTGCTGATCGAGGCGCTGCCGGAACTCGTGCAGGACTGGAACGTGGTCGTGCTGGGCGGCGGCGACCCGCTGCTGGAGGCGGCCCTGACCGGCTGGGCGCAGCACCCCCGCGTGACCTTCGTGAGCGGCATGAACGAGCCGCTGGCCCACCGCATCTACGCCGGCGCCGACGCTTTCGCCATGCCCAGCCGCTTCGAGCCCTGCGGCCTGTCGCAGATGATCGCCATGCGCTACGGCACGCTGCCCGTGGTGCGCGAGACGGGCGGTCTGGTGGACACCGTGCCGCATGACGTGGGCTTCCGTTTCCCGGAGGCCAGCCCCCAGGGGCTGAGCGCCGCCTGCCGGGAGGCCCGCGCCGAATACGAGCGCCGCGCCGACTGGAGGCGGCGGGTCGAGGAGGCCATGAGCCTGGATTTCAGCTGGGCCGGGCCCGCCGGGCAATACCTGAACCTGTACCGGCGGCTGCGGTGA
- the apaG gene encoding Co2+/Mg2+ efflux protein ApaG, with the protein MSRPPAPDSPVPDVQVSVETRHLSTHSTPDRQLFTYLIRIENRSDETWKLLARHWDILDATGRETVVDGEGVVGEQPTLAPGATFVYDSFVTVEATPGRMGGYYVMQDAWGATARVPIPAFVLDVPGSRVLN; encoded by the coding sequence ATGAGCCGTCCCCCCGCACCGGACAGCCCGGTTCCCGATGTGCAGGTCAGCGTCGAGACCCGGCACTTGAGCACCCACAGCACGCCGGATCGGCAGCTGTTCACCTACCTGATCCGCATCGAAAATCGCAGCGACGAGACCTGGAAACTGCTGGCCCGGCACTGGGACATCCTCGACGCGACCGGGCGCGAGACGGTGGTGGACGGCGAGGGCGTGGTGGGCGAGCAGCCGACCCTGGCCCCCGGCGCGACCTTCGTGTACGACTCCTTCGTGACCGTGGAGGCCACGCCGGGCCGCATGGGCGGGTATTACGTGATGCAGGACGCCTGGGGCGCGACGGCCCGGGTGCCCATTCCGGCCTTCGTGCTGGACGTACCGGGCAGCCGGGTACTGAACTGA
- a CDS encoding FtsW/RodA/SpoVE family cell cycle protein, translating into MNLQLLIAQVLLLGLGLMGVAASRPDLIGDHGSKALLALGLTFAVARLRPKAFLRLGPAAWVFSLLLLVLVFFVGVGTETSPGTKRWLDLGPLRFQPSELAKLGLVLMLASFFSRRGVQHKLISATVMIVVTTALVVIEPDLGTSVLMFGLGIILMYGAGVRISNIAGFMLALGLLSIPLIGRYLETHPYILERWQGHTTRGEDMSVGLDQIGMAHRDLSFGGLLGQGPDGLRFQYFAAHTDMVIASVGFTAGLLGVVMILFSYWLIVQTALETSQLAARIRPMTAEIHGASILATGAMFMVVGQAFVNLMVAAGIFPVTGVPLPLVSYGFSSMLTMSLALGVIHSAQREVRRNLPEEQPSPDVIGLPAD; encoded by the coding sequence ATGAACCTGCAGCTGCTGATCGCCCAGGTGCTGCTGCTGGGCCTGGGCCTGATGGGCGTGGCGGCGTCGCGTCCCGACCTGATCGGAGATCACGGCAGCAAGGCGCTGCTGGCGCTGGGCCTGACCTTCGCGGTGGCCCGGCTGCGGCCCAAGGCGTTTCTCAGGCTCGGCCCGGCCGCCTGGGTCTTCTCCCTGCTGCTCCTGGTGCTGGTGTTCTTTGTCGGGGTGGGCACCGAGACCAGTCCGGGCACCAAGCGGTGGCTCGACCTGGGCCCGCTGCGCTTCCAGCCCTCGGAACTGGCGAAGCTGGGGCTGGTGCTCATGCTGGCGTCGTTCTTCTCGCGGCGGGGTGTGCAGCACAAGCTGATCAGCGCCACCGTGATGATCGTGGTCACCACCGCCCTGGTCGTGATTGAGCCCGACCTGGGCACCTCGGTGCTGATGTTCGGGCTGGGCATCATCCTGATGTACGGCGCGGGCGTGCGGATCAGCAACATCGCCGGGTTCATGCTGGCGCTGGGACTGCTGTCCATCCCGCTGATCGGGCGCTACCTGGAAACGCACCCCTACATCCTGGAGCGCTGGCAGGGCCACACCACGCGCGGCGAAGACATGAGCGTCGGGCTGGATCAGATCGGCATGGCGCACCGCGACCTGAGCTTCGGCGGCCTGCTGGGGCAGGGGCCGGACGGCCTGCGCTTCCAGTATTTCGCCGCGCACACCGACATGGTGATCGCCTCGGTGGGCTTCACCGCCGGCCTGCTGGGCGTGGTCATGATCCTCTTTTCCTACTGGCTGATCGTGCAGACCGCCCTGGAGACCTCGCAGCTGGCCGCGCGCATCCGTCCCATGACCGCCGAGATCCACGGCGCCAGCATCCTCGCCACGGGCGCGATGTTCATGGTCGTCGGGCAGGCCTTCGTGAACCTGATGGTCGCCGCCGGCATCTTTCCGGTCACCGGGGTGCCGCTGCCGCTGGTCAGCTACGGCTTCTCCAGCATGCTCACCATGAGTCTGGCCCTGGGCGTGATCCATTCGGCCCAGCGCGAGGTGCGGCGCAACCTGCCCGAAGAGCAGCCCTCGCCGGACGTGATCGGGCTGCCCGCCGACTGA
- a CDS encoding YdcF family protein, whose product MTRPRDSSQRTNLSPGRLPAPVSGLLGGAAIGAALGGLAAFLGEVRGSVPVLLALLLAGALAGAFPATRRALNAAATVLALALVACLLTPVLRGPLATLTLAEPPVKADAIVVLGGGVQCTAATLETSSLGRLLRGLELWRAGYAPVVTVSEQSGLLGPPDCPKMSALERRHIGALYPSGGPQVLTLPNVTTTRDEAARVRELARARGWTRVLLVTSPSHSRRAAALFRRQGVDVVSVPAQEFRFDQTLPLPLDRLWALRVLSYEGLSRLKAALGGTPER is encoded by the coding sequence ATGACCAGGCCCCGCGACTCCTCCCAGCGCACGAACCTGAGCCCCGGTCGCCTGCCGGCCCCCGTGTCCGGCCTCCTGGGCGGCGCGGCGATCGGGGCGGCGCTGGGCGGGCTCGCGGCGTTCCTGGGTGAGGTGCGCGGGAGCGTGCCCGTCCTGCTGGCCCTGCTGCTGGCCGGGGCGCTGGCGGGCGCCTTCCCGGCGACCCGCCGCGCGCTGAACGCCGCCGCGACCGTGCTGGCGCTGGCGCTGGTCGCCTGTCTGCTCACGCCCGTCCTGCGCGGCCCGCTGGCGACCCTGACCCTGGCGGAGCCTCCCGTGAAGGCCGACGCCATCGTGGTGCTGGGCGGCGGGGTGCAGTGCACTGCGGCCACGCTGGAAACGTCCAGCCTGGGCCGCCTGCTGCGCGGGCTGGAGCTGTGGCGGGCCGGGTACGCCCCGGTGGTCACCGTCTCCGAGCAGTCCGGGCTGCTCGGCCCGCCCGACTGCCCGAAGATGAGTGCGCTGGAACGCCGGCACATCGGCGCTCTGTACCCCTCCGGCGGCCCGCAGGTGCTGACCCTGCCGAATGTGACGACCACCCGCGACGAGGCGGCCCGCGTGCGGGAGCTGGCCCGCGCACGCGGCTGGACACGGGTGCTGCTGGTGACCTCGCCCAGCCACTCGCGCCGCGCCGCCGCGCTGTTCAGGCGCCAGGGCGTGGACGTGGTGTCGGTGCCGGCACAGGAGTTCCGCTTCGACCAGACCCTGCCCCTCCCGCTGGATCGCCTGTGGGCGCTGCGGGTGCTGAGCTACGAGGGCCTCTCGCGCCTGAAGGCGGCACTGGGCGGCACGCCGGAGCGCTGA
- a CDS encoding GAF domain-containing sensor histidine kinase has translation MQAPITTPSPLGPPAKSPRVRLSDRVRVVRNVLPPLIILVVGLVEFLISRLPDSGRELWAHLMFYGLVGPAVTYFSVEWIAEGTRARERAERELRDLYGQLSASHARLQDVQELMRDLGGAPDMGAVLEVAVRGAVRVTGATHATLSVPGGLSGSARGDTLLSSPSATLHPLSVGLVGGGALLLHFETPPTPDTRALAQALAAEVTTSIEAARQRTQDLMTLYSVDQSIRAERNMRRLLSRITRTMAERVGADARAAYLSDQDGVLRLEYAQDRAGEAHGGMIAPAFAQQVARSTVPLISEGQAASEVFQGSRSVLGLSMRDDEGLVGVLVFGHPDAGAFDDARLPLLALMAGQATLAVRNARAYLYSEELAIGDERARIAREIHDGVAQSLAFAALKLDVIARQLRADPAQAEAEIRGATALLREQIREVRRSIFALRPIDLERYGLLETVRRYVLDFGEQNGVRSTLDVTGEIQLSPGDEAVIFRILQESLNNVAKHARAREVSVTLHGGAVVTLRVKDDGVGFDPEQTSGRVSSAGGLGLMQMRERIEARGGHYRILSAPGHGTVIEAEMPQA, from the coding sequence ATGCAGGCCCCCATCACCACTCCCTCTCCGCTGGGCCCACCGGCCAAGTCACCCCGCGTCCGGCTGTCCGACCGCGTGCGGGTGGTTCGCAATGTGCTGCCGCCGCTGATCATCCTGGTGGTCGGGCTGGTCGAGTTCCTGATCTCCCGCCTGCCGGACTCGGGCCGCGAACTCTGGGCGCACCTGATGTTCTACGGGCTGGTCGGCCCGGCCGTGACCTACTTCTCGGTGGAGTGGATTGCCGAGGGCACCCGCGCCCGCGAGCGCGCCGAGCGCGAGCTGCGCGACCTCTACGGCCAGCTCAGCGCCTCGCACGCGCGGCTGCAGGACGTGCAGGAACTGATGCGTGACCTGGGCGGCGCCCCCGACATGGGCGCGGTGCTGGAGGTCGCGGTGCGCGGCGCCGTGCGCGTGACCGGCGCCACCCACGCCACCCTGAGCGTGCCCGGCGGCCTGAGCGGCAGCGCCCGGGGCGACACCCTGCTCTCGTCGCCCAGCGCCACCCTGCACCCGCTGAGCGTGGGGCTGGTGGGCGGCGGCGCCCTGCTGCTGCACTTCGAGACCCCGCCCACGCCCGACACCCGCGCGCTGGCCCAGGCCCTGGCCGCCGAGGTCACCACCAGCATTGAGGCGGCCCGGCAGCGCACCCAGGACCTGATGACGCTGTATTCGGTCGACCAGAGCATCCGCGCCGAACGCAACATGCGCCGCCTGCTCTCGCGCATCACCCGCACCATGGCCGAGCGCGTGGGCGCCGATGCCCGCGCCGCCTACCTGAGCGACCAGGACGGCGTGCTGCGGCTCGAATACGCCCAGGATCGGGCGGGCGAGGCGCACGGCGGCATGATCGCCCCGGCCTTCGCCCAGCAGGTCGCGCGCTCCACCGTGCCGCTGATCAGCGAGGGCCAGGCGGCCAGCGAGGTCTTCCAGGGCTCGCGCTCCGTGCTGGGCCTGTCCATGCGCGACGACGAGGGGCTGGTGGGCGTGCTCGTCTTCGGCCACCCGGACGCGGGCGCCTTCGACGACGCGAGGCTGCCCCTGCTGGCCCTGATGGCCGGGCAGGCGACCCTGGCCGTGCGCAACGCCCGCGCCTACCTGTATTCGGAGGAACTCGCCATCGGCGACGAACGCGCCCGTATCGCGCGGGAGATCCACGACGGCGTGGCGCAGTCGCTGGCCTTCGCGGCCCTGAAGCTGGACGTGATCGCCCGGCAGCTGCGCGCCGATCCGGCCCAGGCCGAGGCTGAGATCCGGGGCGCCACCGCCCTGCTGCGCGAACAGATCCGCGAGGTCAGGCGCTCGATCTTCGCGCTGCGGCCCATCGACCTGGAACGCTACGGCCTGCTGGAGACGGTGCGCCGCTACGTGCTGGACTTCGGCGAGCAGAACGGCGTGCGGAGCACCCTGGACGTGACCGGCGAGATCCAGCTCTCGCCCGGCGACGAGGCCGTGATCTTCCGGATCCTGCAGGAGAGCCTGAACAACGTCGCCAAGCACGCCCGCGCCCGCGAGGTCAGCGTGACCCTGCACGGCGGCGCGGTGGTTACCCTGCGCGTCAAGGACGACGGCGTGGGCTTCGACCCCGAGCAGACCAGCGGCCGGGTCTCCTCGGCTGGCGGCCTGGGCCTGATGCAGATGCGTGAACGGATCGAGGCGCGCGGCGGCCACTACCGCATCCTGTCGGCGCCCGGCCACGGCACGGTGATCGAGGCCGAGATGCCCCAGGCCTAG
- the murD gene encoding UDP-N-acetylmuramoyl-L-alanine--D-glutamate ligase, protein MNPATGVLIYGLGRSGRGVARFLAREGRAGPGQGVHWLDARPSGEDLALMAELGLQQGNAAHAYETVIAAPGVPIDHPDLVALRARGAEVIGEVALAARSRPELPMVGVTGTAGKGSTTVLIAHLLRACGLGAQEGGNIDPPLLDVVDSAEVAAVELSSFQLERVPGLRLPVAVITNLGVDHLDRHRTVKAYHAAKRNITAGQLADDVLVLPQGLSLPTRAQVRRFSAARIALQSGAEVLPVGELPEGIHPANAAAAVLAAEALLEHLGRPVSAHTLAEGLRRAAPMPGRFETVARLGGVRFVEDSIATRTIAVQAALERAAAPIAWLVGGRDKGAELEPLRQAAQGRVTRVIAFGEDGEALARALGLPYDVVPGASGDESMDNAVQAGLQALDGAGTVLLAPIGTSFDQFRDYRSRGESFRRAARALCAAGPPEPAGPGVKA, encoded by the coding sequence GTGAATCCGGCCACTGGGGTGCTGATCTACGGTCTGGGCCGCAGCGGGCGCGGCGTGGCCCGCTTCCTGGCGCGCGAGGGCCGCGCCGGCCCGGGGCAGGGCGTCCACTGGCTCGACGCCCGCCCCTCGGGCGAGGATCTGGCCCTGATGGCCGAGCTGGGCCTGCAGCAGGGGAACGCGGCCCACGCCTACGAGACCGTGATCGCGGCGCCGGGCGTGCCCATCGACCACCCGGATCTGGTGGCCCTGCGGGCCAGGGGCGCCGAGGTCATCGGTGAGGTCGCGCTGGCGGCGCGGTCGCGGCCCGAACTGCCGATGGTCGGCGTGACCGGCACGGCCGGCAAGGGCAGCACCACGGTGCTGATCGCCCACCTGCTGCGGGCCTGCGGGCTGGGCGCGCAGGAGGGCGGCAACATCGACCCGCCGCTGCTGGACGTGGTGGACAGTGCCGAGGTCGCGGCGGTGGAGCTGTCGAGCTTCCAGCTGGAGCGCGTGCCGGGGCTGCGCCTGCCGGTCGCGGTGATCACCAACCTGGGCGTGGATCATCTGGATCGCCACCGCACGGTCAAGGCGTACCACGCGGCCAAGCGCAACATCACGGCCGGGCAGCTCGCCGACGACGTGCTGGTGCTGCCGCAGGGCCTGAGCCTGCCCACGCGCGCCCAGGTTCGCCGCTTCAGCGCGGCGCGGATCGCCCTGCAGAGCGGCGCGGAGGTGCTGCCCGTGGGCGAGCTGCCCGAGGGCATCCACCCGGCCAATGCCGCCGCCGCCGTGCTGGCCGCCGAGGCGCTGCTGGAGCACCTGGGCCGCCCGGTGTCCGCCCACACCCTGGCCGAGGGCCTGCGCCGCGCGGCGCCCATGCCCGGACGCTTCGAGACCGTGGCCCGGCTGGGCGGGGTGCGCTTCGTCGAGGACTCCATCGCCACCCGCACCATTGCCGTGCAGGCGGCGCTGGAACGCGCGGCGGCGCCCATCGCGTGGCTGGTCGGCGGGCGCGACAAGGGCGCGGAGCTGGAGCCGCTCAGGCAAGCCGCGCAGGGCCGCGTGACCCGCGTGATCGCCTTCGGTGAGGACGGCGAGGCGCTGGCCCGCGCCCTGGGTCTGCCCTACGACGTGGTGCCCGGCGCCAGCGGAGACGAGAGCATGGACAACGCGGTTCAGGCGGGCCTGCAGGCCCTGGACGGCGCGGGCACGGTGCTGCTGGCCCCCATCGGCACCAGCTTCGACCAGTTCCGGGATTACCGGTCGCGCGGCGAGAGCTTCCGCCGGGCGGCGCGGGCCCTGTGCGCCGCCGGCCCTCCTGAACCGGCCGGGCCAGGGGTGAAGGCATGA
- a CDS encoding M42 family metallopeptidase: MVVSIPACPTLFRVTTINKDFLFDLLREAAPSGAERRAADVWLREAAGFARTSEDHYGNVYAELGPEGAPAIALMGHLDEIGLIVSHIGDEGFLSVLGVGGWDPQVLVGQRIRLLAPGGDLIGVVGKKAIHVMETEDRAKASKLDELWIDTGLDKAEVQERIPVGTYGVIEQPPIMVGERIVSRAIDNRIGAFIVLEALRAIQDAPLRHRIVAVGTSQEEIGVFGAQVSGHRLDPIAGIVVDVTHETKQPGVKEQKYGVVPFGSGANLSVGPMTNPVLMRQLTEAAREDGIPLTLSASGNYSGTDADALTLVRGGVPTAVVSIPNRYMHSPSEMIDVRDVRACIDIIAAWLRRVEESPSFLR, translated from the coding sequence ATGGTGGTCAGCATACCCGCGTGCCCTACACTTTTCCGAGTGACGACCATCAACAAGGACTTTCTCTTCGATCTGCTGCGGGAAGCCGCGCCCAGCGGTGCCGAGCGCCGTGCGGCGGACGTGTGGCTGCGTGAGGCCGCCGGCTTCGCCCGCACCAGCGAGGACCATTATGGCAACGTGTACGCCGAACTCGGCCCCGAGGGTGCCCCCGCCATCGCCCTGATGGGCCACCTGGACGAAATCGGGCTGATCGTCTCGCACATCGGCGACGAGGGCTTCCTGAGCGTGCTGGGGGTCGGCGGCTGGGATCCCCAGGTGCTGGTGGGCCAGCGGATCCGGCTGCTGGCACCGGGCGGCGACCTGATCGGTGTGGTCGGCAAGAAGGCCATCCACGTCATGGAAACCGAGGACCGTGCCAAGGCCAGCAAGCTCGACGAGCTGTGGATCGACACCGGACTGGACAAGGCCGAGGTGCAGGAACGCATTCCCGTGGGCACCTACGGCGTGATCGAGCAGCCGCCGATCATGGTCGGCGAGCGGATCGTCAGCCGCGCCATCGACAACCGCATCGGCGCGTTCATCGTGCTCGAAGCGCTGCGGGCCATCCAGGACGCGCCGCTGCGCCACCGCATCGTGGCGGTCGGCACCAGCCAGGAGGAGATCGGGGTGTTCGGCGCCCAGGTCAGCGGGCACCGCCTCGACCCCATCGCCGGGATCGTGGTGGACGTGACCCACGAGACCAAGCAGCCCGGCGTGAAGGAGCAGAAGTACGGCGTGGTGCCCTTTGGCAGCGGCGCCAACCTGAGCGTGGGCCCCATGACCAACCCGGTGCTCATGCGCCAGCTCACCGAGGCCGCTCGCGAGGACGGCATCCCCTTGACCCTCAGCGCTTCCGGCAACTATTCCGGCACCGACGCCGACGCCCTGACACTGGTGCGCGGCGGGGTGCCGACCGCCGTGGTCAGCATTCCCAACCGCTACATGCACAGCCCCAGCGAGATGATCGACGTGCGCGACGTCCGGGCCTGTATCGACATCATCGCCGCGTGGCTGCGGAGGGTCGAGGAGTCGCCCAGCTTCCTGCGCTGA
- a CDS encoding RNA methyltransferase — MSLAVVLVSPKTPGNIGSAARAMLNMGASDLRLVAPRCDHLDSQSVAMAVHAEGLLRAARLYPTLRDALADRDLSVGTSARIRADLPAGRHPASLRPLVRAASAPALVFGPEESGLANSDLEQCQVTVRIPTGNYASLNLAQAVLLVCYEFLQGQDDPPEQTRRAATREEMEAMYGHLQETMHLIGYTDAVRARHTLRLWRAMLDRALMSPAESRLFRGFLRQIHWKVGDAARRGMVALENAPAHVARGLDDESPPPASSSEGGTSDPPDAARPSPGVPGPDQPG, encoded by the coding sequence GTGAGTCTCGCCGTCGTCCTCGTGTCCCCGAAAACCCCCGGCAATATCGGCTCGGCGGCCCGCGCCATGCTGAACATGGGGGCCAGCGATCTGCGTCTGGTCGCCCCCCGCTGCGACCATCTGGACTCGCAGTCCGTGGCTATGGCCGTCCATGCCGAAGGGCTGCTGCGTGCCGCCCGCCTCTACCCGACCCTGCGTGACGCCCTGGCCGACCGTGACCTCAGCGTGGGCACCAGCGCCCGCATCCGGGCCGACCTCCCGGCGGGCCGGCACCCGGCCAGCCTGCGCCCGCTGGTGCGCGCCGCCTCGGCTCCGGCGCTGGTCTTCGGCCCCGAGGAATCCGGCCTGGCGAACAGCGATCTGGAACAGTGTCAGGTCACGGTGCGGATTCCCACCGGCAACTACGCCAGCCTGAATTTGGCCCAGGCCGTGCTGCTGGTGTGTTACGAGTTCCTACAGGGTCAGGACGACCCGCCTGAACAGACGCGCAGGGCGGCCACCCGCGAGGAGATGGAGGCGATGTACGGCCACCTGCAGGAGACCATGCACCTGATCGGCTACACCGACGCCGTGCGGGCGCGCCACACCCTGCGCCTGTGGCGGGCCATGCTCGACCGCGCCCTCATGAGCCCCGCCGAGAGCCGGCTGTTCCGCGGCTTCCTGCGCCAGATCCACTGGAAGGTGGGCGACGCGGCGCGGCGCGGGATGGTGGCTCTGGAGAATGCGCCCGCCCACGTGGCCCGAGGGCTGGACGACGAGAGCCCGCCACCGGCATCGTCCTCGGAGGGCGGCACCTCCGATCCGCCGGACGCCGCTCGCCCCAGCCCCGGCGTTCCAGGCCCCGACCAGCCGGGTTGA